In a genomic window of Nostoc sp. UHCC 0870:
- a CDS encoding L,D-transpeptidase codes for MKILSSHDWTRYLKLFLAGAGLSLSTICISSGTVWASSINPKIAENIQTLQKSEERWIQINLSTQRLIAWEGKKPVYAIVISSGKKATPTRIGNFKIQSKHKSTRMRGRTYDVPNVPHAMFYQGNYGIHGAYWHKKFGTPVSHGCVNLAPNHAKWLFNWASLGTPVVIHK; via the coding sequence ATGAAAATATTAAGTTCTCACGACTGGACACGCTACTTAAAACTATTTCTGGCTGGTGCAGGATTGTCATTAAGTACAATCTGCATCAGTTCGGGTACAGTTTGGGCTAGTTCAATTAACCCCAAAATTGCCGAAAATATCCAAACTCTACAAAAATCAGAAGAACGCTGGATTCAGATTAATCTCTCAACGCAGAGATTAATCGCTTGGGAAGGAAAAAAACCAGTTTATGCGATCGTTATTTCCTCTGGTAAAAAAGCCACACCTACACGCATAGGTAATTTTAAAATTCAATCAAAGCACAAGTCTACTCGTATGCGTGGTAGAACTTATGATGTTCCCAACGTTCCCCATGCCATGTTTTATCAAGGTAATTATGGTATTCATGGTGCTTATTGGCATAAAAAATTTGGCACGCCAGTCAGCCACGGTTGCGTAAATCTTGCCCCTAATCATGCTAAATGGCTATTTAATTGGGCTTCTTTAGGTACGCCAGTAGTTATCCATAAGTAA
- a CDS encoding response regulator — MPENFDIPNIGNDIIDLAILKGFTILAVDNDPDILVLITDILEAYGIQVLTALSAISALEMIKQFPVDLVISDINMPEKDGYWLIQKVRTLTPPHKREIPAIAFTGNAKDQADQKALESGFQTYLQKPSTLDKLVTEIAKLLQHSGKSSPL; from the coding sequence ATGCCCGAAAACTTTGATATTCCAAATATTGGAAACGATATAATAGACTTAGCTATCTTGAAAGGATTTACAATCCTCGCAGTAGATAATGACCCAGATATCTTAGTATTAATTACTGATATTCTTGAAGCCTATGGTATTCAAGTGCTGACGGCATTATCAGCTATATCCGCCTTGGAGATGATTAAACAATTCCCAGTGGATCTTGTAATTAGCGACATTAATATGCCAGAAAAAGACGGCTATTGGTTAATACAGAAAGTCAGAACGCTTACGCCTCCCCACAAAAGAGAAATTCCCGCGATCGCTTTTACTGGCAATGCCAAAGATCAGGCAGATCAGAAGGCTCTTGAGTCTGGGTTTCAAACTTATCTCCAAAAGCCTTCGACCTTGGATAAGTTAGTCACAGAAATAGCAAAATTGCTGCAACACTCTGGTAAAAGTAGTCCACTTTGA
- a CDS encoding GAF domain-containing sensor histidine kinase codes for MLSSPDLSFSRNLPLVVFSQLGELLQQMAHAVETAALVLTEAILSRIRVPVEWERQRFTLVVSERFSALMVGEQEQENRLWEEIIPLNQVVDNYTDSSLHTRLTFDAEAIASFISKLRDLFGCDSDTYQHLEHYRQILKPNDATLQSQFSLLLLEYLLPQPGGELATPTLANVPEIYSCQPVEDALKKQISQERLLNQVTTKIRKSLDLSVIMTTAIAQVREFLELDRLVIYKFESSRVNNYNPLYPRMQDLQKYGGCIVYEARATDTIPSILHYQEKSCFAKNSPCWEKYRQGFTLVVDDIEKTYALEECLLDFLRQSQVKAMLAAPIMFEDKLWGLLIAHQCYSPHQWTESEKSLLNSIAEQLAIAIHQSELMRSLTQEKQTLEQRVIERTMALRDALLAAEAASRLRNEFLATISHELLTPLTYVIGMSSTLLRWPLGELSQRQRDYLQTIHDSGEHLLDMINDILDLSQIEAGKAVLNIAEFSLVKIAENTIESLLDKAQTEQISLKLDLQIDPSRDRFTADVGRVEQVLWNLLTNAIKFTPEGGNVTLRLWVEDETAIFQIEDTGIGISETQIPLLFEKFQQLDTPYRRRYEGTGLGLALTKQLVELHRGRIEVESTVGIGSIFTVWIPSQPMRVLSAEC; via the coding sequence TTTAGTGCGCTGATGGTGGGTGAGCAAGAACAAGAGAATCGGTTGTGGGAAGAAATTATTCCTTTAAACCAGGTGGTAGATAATTATACAGACTCATCACTTCATACTAGGTTGACATTTGATGCAGAGGCGATCGCCTCTTTTATCTCAAAATTGCGAGATTTGTTTGGTTGTGATTCTGATACCTACCAACATTTGGAACACTATCGCCAAATTCTCAAACCTAATGATGCTACACTACAAAGTCAATTTTCTTTATTATTATTAGAATATCTTTTACCACAGCCAGGCGGGGAACTAGCAACACCTACACTTGCTAATGTGCCGGAAATTTATAGCTGTCAACCAGTAGAAGATGCTTTAAAAAAACAAATTTCCCAAGAGCGACTACTGAATCAGGTGACAACCAAAATTCGCAAAAGCCTAGATTTGTCGGTAATTATGACTACGGCAATTGCACAAGTAAGGGAGTTTTTGGAATTAGACAGATTAGTAATATATAAATTTGAGAGTTCACGAGTCAATAATTACAATCCCCTCTACCCCCGAATGCAAGACTTGCAAAAATATGGGGGTTGTATAGTTTATGAAGCTCGTGCCACAGATACAATTCCATCAATATTACATTACCAGGAAAAAAGTTGTTTTGCTAAAAATTCCCCATGTTGGGAGAAATATCGTCAAGGTTTTACTTTAGTTGTAGATGATATTGAAAAAACTTACGCTCTCGAAGAGTGTTTATTGGATTTTTTAAGACAAAGCCAAGTCAAAGCAATGTTAGCAGCACCGATTATGTTTGAAGATAAACTATGGGGGTTGCTAATTGCTCATCAATGTTACAGTCCCCATCAGTGGACTGAGAGCGAAAAAAGTTTGTTGAATTCCATCGCTGAACAATTAGCGATCGCCATTCATCAATCGGAATTAATGCGATCGCTCACTCAAGAGAAACAAACTCTCGAACAACGTGTCATTGAGCGCACAATGGCTTTACGGGATGCGTTACTCGCGGCGGAAGCTGCTAGCCGCCTCAGAAATGAATTTTTAGCCACTATTAGCCATGAATTACTCACCCCTCTAACTTACGTGATTGGTATGTCGTCTACCTTATTACGCTGGCCTTTGGGTGAATTGAGTCAACGACAACGGGATTATTTACAAACAATCCATGATAGCGGTGAACATCTCTTAGACATGATTAACGACATCCTCGATTTATCGCAAATTGAGGCCGGTAAAGCAGTATTAAATATTGCAGAATTTTCTTTAGTCAAGATTGCAGAAAACACCATAGAATCATTATTAGATAAAGCTCAAACTGAGCAAATTAGTCTAAAACTTGATTTGCAAATTGATCCGAGCCGCGATCGCTTCACTGCTGATGTAGGACGAGTAGAACAAGTCCTCTGGAATTTATTAACCAATGCGATCAAATTTACCCCTGAAGGTGGTAATGTAACTTTGCGTTTGTGGGTGGAAGATGAGACTGCTATTTTTCAAATTGAAGATACAGGTATTGGCATTTCCGAAACCCAAATACCTCTATTGTTTGAAAAATTTCAACAACTCGATACACCCTATCGTCGCCGTTATGAAGGTACAGGGTTAGGTTTAGCTTTAACTAAACAATTAGTAGAACTACATCGAGGTCGCATTGAAGTAGAATCCACAGTAGGAATTGGCTCAATTTTTACAGTCTGGATACCATCTCAGCCGATGAGAGTGCTGAGTGCTGAGTGCTGA
- a CDS encoding metallophosphoesterase family protein, translating to MKLTRRQFLLLSSVSTLGTGVLSWTLIRQNGQSKLIDLATAATPTKKDLLLRFISVADTGTGAKGQYDVAKAMTRYHQRNPYDLVVLAGDNIYNNGEIEKIQAVFERPYQDLLKQGVKFQACLGNHDIRTDNGEPQVKYPGFNMNGRRYYSVRRDRVQFFALDTNNNADWQNQLIWLEKELSSSNATWKVVFGHHPIYSSGVYGSNQAFIKTFTPMFKKYGVQLYINGHEHSYERTRAIDGTTYLTCGAGAGNRPTGRSEWTEYSTSNLSFATYEVYPNRIEVSAIGTNHRVFDRGIIKIS from the coding sequence ATGAAACTAACCCGCCGACAATTTTTATTGTTAAGTAGTGTCAGCACCCTGGGGACTGGTGTTTTAAGTTGGACATTAATTCGTCAAAATGGCCAAAGTAAACTCATAGATTTAGCAACCGCCGCCACACCGACTAAAAAAGACTTACTTTTGCGGTTTATCTCTGTAGCTGATACTGGGACTGGAGCAAAAGGACAGTATGATGTAGCTAAGGCAATGACGCGTTATCACCAGCGAAATCCTTATGATTTGGTAGTTTTGGCTGGAGATAATATTTACAACAACGGCGAAATTGAGAAAATTCAGGCTGTTTTTGAGCGTCCCTATCAAGATTTGCTCAAACAAGGCGTAAAATTTCAAGCTTGCTTAGGTAATCATGATATTCGCACTGATAACGGTGAGCCACAAGTCAAATACCCTGGCTTTAATATGAACGGACGCAGATATTATAGTGTTCGCCGCGATCGCGTGCAATTTTTTGCTTTAGATACTAATAATAATGCTGATTGGCAAAATCAATTAATTTGGTTAGAAAAAGAATTAAGTAGTAGTAATGCTACTTGGAAAGTGGTATTTGGACATCACCCAATTTATTCATCTGGTGTCTACGGTAGTAATCAAGCTTTTATTAAAACTTTCACACCAATGTTTAAAAAATATGGTGTGCAATTGTATATCAATGGACATGAACACAGTTACGAACGTACTCGCGCTATAGATGGGACTACCTATTTAACCTGTGGTGCAGGTGCAGGTAATCGTCCTACAGGACGTTCAGAGTGGACTGAATATTCCACTAGTAATTTAAGCTTTGCTACCTATGAAGTGTATCCCAATAGAATCGAAGTTAGTGCTATTGGTACTAATCATCGAGTTTTTGATAGGGGTATAATTAAAATCAGCTAA